A single genomic interval of Hoplias malabaricus isolate fHopMal1 chromosome 7, fHopMal1.hap1, whole genome shotgun sequence harbors:
- the LOC136702638 gene encoding trace amine-associated receptor 13c-like encodes MNFTGINKTDPCLIFSCPERSVSTAVYVLLYASAAAVVLLTVCGNLLIIISVCHFKQLHTPTNMLILSLAVSDFLVGLLVIPIAIIWMIESCWIFNAVSCLCYIYISYFLTATSIFNIALIAVDRYVALSNPFFYTKSVSVNTMCLAVVSNWVLLLLYHSALLYFNGHYTNLVLCPGNCFLVLDKVWYLIELVLKFALSFTVIMILYTLVFIIARKHASAIRDLRVNTRKHTSKHQIDIKKSERKAARVLGILVFVFLACVLPITLYTALSSVIQFEIGTFQILVMLVYLNSTINPVIYALFYPWFRRCVKLTLTLQIFNSSSSLIHVL; translated from the coding sequence ATGAATTTTACTGGGATTAACAAAACCGATCCCTGTCTGATCTTTTCCTGTCCAGAGAGATCTGTATCTACTGCAGTGTATGTGTTGTTGTATGCATCTGCAGCTGCTGTAGTCctgttaacagtgtgtggaaacctgctcatcatcatctctgtctgtcacttcaagcagctACACACTCCGACTAAcatgctcatcctctctctggctgtgtctgACTTTCTGGTTGGACTTCTGGTGATTCCAATAGCAATAATATGGATGATTGAATCCTGCTGGATTTTCAATGCAGTTTCCTGTTTGTGTTACATATATATCTCCTATTTTCTCACAGCCACATCAATATTTAACATTGCACTGATAGCAGTTGATCGATATGTTGCTCTCTCTAACCCGTTTTTCTACACTAAATCAGTCTCTGTGAACACAATGTGTTTAGCTGTTGTATCTAACTGGGTGTTGTTGCTGTTATACCACTCAGCACTTCTGTACTTCAATGGACACTACACCAACCTAGTCCTGTGTCCTGGAAACTGCTTTTTGGTGTTAGATAAAGTCTGGTACTTAATTGAGCTTGTGCTAAAATTTGCTTTGTCTTTCACAGTTATAATGATATTGTATACCTTAGTATTCATTATTGCGAGGAAACATGCCAGTGCTATCAGAGACCTACGGGTTAACACTAGAAAACACACATCCAAACACCAAATTGACATTAAGAAATCAGAGAGAAAAGCCGCAAGAGTACTTGGAatattagtgtttgtgtttttggctTGTGTATTGCCTATTACTCTTTATACTGCATTAAGTAGCGTTATACAGTTTGAAATTGGGACTTTTCAAATTTTAGTGATGTTGGTTTATCTAAATTCTACCATTAATCCAGTAATTTATGCTTTGTTTTATCCATGGTTTAGGAGGTGTGTTAAACTGACTTTAACACTTCAGATATTCAACAGTAGTTCTTCATTAATACATGTTTTATAA